Proteins found in one Pseudomonas sp. P8_241 genomic segment:
- the rpsF gene encoding 30S ribosomal protein S6: MRHYEIIFLVHPDQSEQVGGMVERYTKLIEEDGGKIHRLEDWGRRQLAYAINNVHKAHYVMLNVECTGKALAELEDNFRYNDAVIRNLVIRREEAVTGQSEMLKAEENRSERRERRDRPEHEGAESADSDDSDNSDNADE; the protein is encoded by the coding sequence ATGCGTCATTACGAAATCATCTTTTTGGTCCACCCGGATCAAAGCGAGCAAGTCGGCGGCATGGTTGAGCGTTACACCAAGCTGATCGAAGAAGACGGCGGCAAAATCCACCGTCTGGAAGATTGGGGCCGTCGTCAACTGGCCTACGCAATCAACAATGTTCACAAGGCTCACTACGTGATGCTGAACGTTGAGTGCACTGGCAAGGCCCTGGCCGAGCTGGAAGACAACTTCCGCTACAACGATGCAGTGATCCGTAACCTGGTCATCCGTCGCGAAGAAGCCGTTACCGGCCAATCCGAGATGCTCAAGGCTGAAGAAAACCGCAGTGAGCGCCGTGAGCGTCGCGACCGTCCTGAGCACGAAGGCGCTGAAAGCGCTGATAGTGATGACAGCGACAACAGCGATAACGCTGACGAGTAA
- the rpsR gene encoding 30S ribosomal protein S18, whose product MARFFRRRKFCRFTAEDVKEIDYKDLNTLKAYVSETGKIVPSRITGTKARYQRQLATAIKRARFLALLAYTDSHGR is encoded by the coding sequence ATGGCACGTTTCTTCCGTCGTCGTAAATTCTGCCGCTTCACCGCTGAAGACGTGAAAGAGATCGATTACAAAGATCTCAACACTCTGAAAGCTTACGTATCCGAGACCGGCAAAATTGTTCCAAGCCGCATCACCGGTACCAAAGCTCGTTATCAGCGTCAGCTGGCCACCGCTATCAAGCGCGCCCGCTTCCTGGCCCTGCTGGCCTACACCGACAGCCACGGCCGCTGA
- a CDS encoding YgiQ family radical SAM protein, producing the protein MQAAKPLFDYPKYWAECFGPAPFLPMSREEMDQLGWDSCDIIIVTGDAYVDHPSFGMAIIGRLLESQGFRVGIIAQPNWQSKDDFMKLGEPNLFFGVAAGNMDSMINRYTADKKIRSDDAYTPGGMAGKRPDRASLVYSQRCKEAYKNVPIVLGGIEASLRRIAHYDYWQDRVRNSILIDACADILLYGNAERAIVEVAQRLSYGHKIEDITDVRGTAFIRRDTPKDWYEVDSTRIDRPGKIDKIINPYVNTQDTQACAIEQEKGPVEDPQEAKVVQILASPRMTRDKTVIRLPSVEKVRGDAVLYAHANRVLHLETNPGNARALVQKHGEVDVWFNPPPIPMTTEEMDYVFGMPYARIPHPAYGKEKIPAYDMIRFSVNIMRGCFGGCTFCSITEHEGRIIQNRSHESIIREIEEIRDKVPGFTGVISDLGGPTANMYRIACKSPEIESACRKPSCVFPGICPNLNTDHSALIQLYRSARELPGVKKILIASGLRYDLAVESPEYVKELVTHHVGGYLKIAPEHTEEGPLNQMMKPGIGSYDKFKRMFEKYSKEAGKEQYLIPYFIAAHPGTTDEDMMNLALWLKGNGFRADQVQAFYPSPMATATAMYHSGKNPLRKVTYKSDAVTIVKSEEQRRLHKAFLRYHDPKGWPMLREALTRMGRADLIGPGKNQLIPLHQPSTDSYQSARRKNSTPAGSHKVAGEKTTKILTQHTGLPPRASDGGNPWDKREQAKAAAFARNQQAAKERKDAAKGKGPKPTRKPVVPR; encoded by the coding sequence ATGCAAGCAGCCAAGCCGTTATTTGACTATCCCAAGTACTGGGCCGAATGTTTCGGGCCAGCGCCGTTCCTGCCCATGAGCAGGGAGGAGATGGATCAGCTCGGCTGGGATTCCTGCGACATCATCATTGTCACCGGTGATGCGTACGTCGACCACCCGTCGTTCGGCATGGCGATCATCGGCCGGCTGCTGGAGTCCCAGGGCTTCCGCGTCGGGATCATTGCCCAGCCGAACTGGCAGTCCAAAGACGACTTCATGAAGCTCGGCGAGCCGAACCTGTTCTTCGGCGTCGCGGCCGGCAACATGGATTCGATGATCAACCGCTACACTGCCGACAAAAAAATCCGCTCCGATGACGCCTACACTCCCGGCGGCATGGCGGGCAAACGTCCGGACCGCGCGAGCCTGGTTTACAGCCAGCGCTGCAAGGAAGCCTACAAGAACGTGCCGATCGTACTCGGTGGCATCGAAGCTTCCCTGCGTCGCATCGCCCACTACGATTACTGGCAAGACAGGGTTCGCAACTCGATCCTGATCGACGCCTGCGCCGACATCCTGCTCTACGGCAACGCCGAACGTGCGATCGTCGAAGTCGCCCAGCGTCTGTCCTACGGTCACAAGATCGAAGACATCACCGATGTGCGCGGCACCGCGTTCATTCGTCGCGACACGCCGAAAGACTGGTACGAAGTCGATTCCACGCGCATCGACCGTCCGGGCAAGATCGACAAGATCATCAACCCGTACGTGAACACCCAGGACACCCAGGCCTGTGCCATCGAGCAGGAAAAGGGTCCGGTCGAAGATCCGCAGGAAGCCAAGGTCGTACAGATTCTGGCCAGCCCACGCATGACCCGTGACAAGACTGTGATCCGTTTGCCGTCGGTTGAGAAAGTCCGTGGCGATGCGGTGCTGTATGCCCACGCCAACCGGGTACTGCACCTGGAAACCAACCCGGGCAATGCCCGCGCGCTGGTACAGAAGCACGGCGAAGTCGACGTCTGGTTCAACCCGCCGCCGATTCCGATGACCACCGAAGAAATGGACTACGTGTTCGGCATGCCTTATGCGCGCATTCCGCACCCGGCGTACGGCAAGGAAAAAATCCCGGCCTACGACATGATCCGTTTCTCGGTGAACATCATGCGTGGCTGCTTTGGCGGCTGCACCTTCTGCTCGATCACCGAGCATGAAGGCCGGATCATCCAGAACCGTTCGCACGAGTCGATCATTCGCGAAATTGAAGAAATTCGTGACAAGGTCCCGGGCTTCACCGGCGTCATCTCCGACCTCGGCGGCCCGACCGCGAACATGTACCGCATCGCCTGCAAGAGCCCGGAAATCGAATCCGCGTGCCGCAAGCCATCCTGCGTGTTCCCTGGCATCTGCCCGAATCTGAATACCGACCACTCGGCGCTGATTCAGCTGTACCGCAGCGCCCGTGAGTTGCCGGGCGTGAAAAAGATTCTGATCGCATCCGGCTTGCGTTACGACCTCGCGGTCGAGTCGCCGGAATACGTTAAAGAGCTGGTGACTCACCACGTCGGTGGTTACCTGAAGATCGCCCCGGAACACACCGAGGAAGGTCCGCTCAACCAGATGATGAAACCGGGCATCGGCAGCTATGACAAGTTCAAGCGCATGTTCGAGAAGTACTCCAAGGAAGCGGGCAAGGAGCAGTACCTGATTCCGTACTTCATCGCCGCCCACCCGGGCACCACCGATGAGGACATGATGAACCTGGCGCTGTGGCTCAAGGGCAACGGCTTCCGTGCCGACCAGGTGCAGGCGTTCTACCCGTCGCCGATGGCCACCGCCACTGCGATGTACCACTCGGGCAAGAACCCGCTGCGCAAGGTCACTTACAAGAGTGACGCGGTGACTATCGTCAAGAGCGAAGAGCAGCGTCGTCTGCACAAGGCGTTCTTGCGTTATCACGACCCTAAAGGCTGGCCGATGCTGCGTGAGGCACTGACACGCATGGGCCGCGCGGACCTGATCGGGCCGGGCAAGAACCAGTTGATTCCTTTGCATCAGCCGTCAACTGACAGCTACCAGAGCGCCCGTCGCAAGAATTCGACGCCGGCCGGCAGCCACAAGGTTGCAGGGGAAAAGACCACCAAGATCCTGACCCAGCACACCGGCCTTCCGCCGCGTGCCAGCGATGGCGGCAACCCGTGGGACAAGCGCGAACAGGCCAAGGCGGCGGCGTTTGCCCGCAACCAGCAGGCAGCCAAAGAGCGCAAGGACGCCGCCAAGGGCAAAGGCCCCAAGCCGACCCGCAAACCGGTCGTTCCGCGCTAA
- the dnaB gene encoding replicative DNA helicase, translating into MNEISAPEQYDLQTAALKVPPHSIEAEQAVLGGLMLDNNAWERVLDQVSDGDFYRHDHRLIFRAIAKLADQNSPIDVVTLAEQLDKEGQTSQVGGLGYLGELAKNTPSVANIKAYAQIVRQRATLRQLIGISTEIADSAFNPEGRTAEEILDEAERQIFAIAEARPKTGGPVGVNDLLTKAIDRIDTLFNTDNAITGLSTGYTDLDEKTSGLQPADLIIVAGRPSMGKTTFAMNLVENAVLRSDKAVLVYSLEMPGESLVMRMLSSLGRIDQTKVRSGQLEDDDWPRLTSAVNLLNDRKLFIDDTAGISPSEMRARTRRLAREHGEIGLIMIDYLQLMQIPGSGGDNRTNEISEISRSLKALAKEFNCPVVALSQLNRSLEQRPNKRPINSDLRESGAIEQDADVIMFVYRDEVYHPETEHKGIAEIIIGKQRNGPIGFIRLAFIGKYTRFENLAPGSYNFDDDE; encoded by the coding sequence ATGAACGAAATCTCCGCTCCTGAGCAATACGATCTGCAAACCGCCGCGCTGAAAGTGCCGCCGCATTCCATCGAAGCCGAACAGGCTGTACTCGGTGGTCTGATGCTGGACAACAACGCCTGGGAGCGTGTGCTCGATCAAGTCTCCGACGGCGATTTCTATCGACATGACCACCGCCTGATCTTCCGTGCGATCGCCAAACTGGCCGATCAGAACTCCCCGATTGACGTCGTGACCCTTGCCGAGCAACTGGACAAGGAAGGTCAGACGTCGCAGGTCGGTGGCCTCGGTTACCTTGGCGAGCTGGCGAAAAACACACCGTCCGTCGCCAACATCAAGGCTTATGCGCAGATCGTCCGTCAACGCGCGACGTTGCGCCAGCTGATCGGCATCAGCACCGAGATCGCCGACAGCGCTTTCAACCCGGAAGGTCGCACTGCCGAGGAGATCCTCGACGAAGCGGAACGCCAGATCTTCGCGATTGCCGAGGCCCGGCCGAAAACCGGTGGCCCGGTGGGTGTGAACGATTTGCTGACCAAGGCCATTGATCGCATCGACACGCTGTTCAACACTGACAACGCCATTACCGGCCTGTCCACTGGCTACACCGATCTTGATGAAAAGACCAGCGGCCTGCAGCCGGCTGACTTGATCATCGTCGCCGGTCGTCCGTCGATGGGTAAAACCACCTTCGCGATGAACCTGGTGGAAAACGCCGTACTGCGCAGCGACAAGGCTGTTCTGGTGTATTCCCTCGAGATGCCAGGCGAATCGCTGGTCATGCGTATGTTGTCGTCCCTCGGTCGGATCGACCAGACCAAGGTGCGTTCCGGTCAGTTGGAAGATGACGACTGGCCGCGCCTGACATCGGCGGTGAACCTGCTCAACGACCGCAAGCTGTTCATCGACGACACCGCCGGTATCAGTCCGTCGGAAATGCGTGCGCGTACCCGGCGTCTGGCGCGTGAGCACGGTGAGATCGGCCTGATCATGATCGACTACCTTCAGTTGATGCAGATTCCAGGTTCCGGCGGCGACAACCGAACCAACGAGATTTCTGAAATCTCGCGCTCCTTGAAAGCCTTGGCCAAGGAGTTCAACTGCCCGGTGGTGGCGCTGTCCCAGCTCAACCGTTCCCTCGAGCAGCGACCGAACAAAAGGCCGATCAACTCCGACCTCCGGGAATCCGGGGCGATCGAGCAGGACGCCGACGTGATCATGTTCGTTTATCGTGACGAGGTGTATCACCCGGAGACCGAGCACAAAGGCATTGCCGAGATCATCATCGGCAAGCAGCGGAACGGGCCGATCGGTTTTATTCGTCTGGCCTTTATCGGCAAGTACACCCGATTCGAGAACCTGGCGCCGGGTAGCTATAACTTCGATGATGACGAGTAA
- a CDS encoding transglutaminase family protein yields MSIHVALHHVTHYRYDRAVELGPQIVRLRPAAHSRTRILSYALKVSPEQHFINWQQDPQGNYLARLVFPEKTEELRIEVDLLAEMAIFNPFDFFLEPYAEKIPFAYAADERKELAPYLETLPLTPTFKAYLDGIDRTPLPAVDFLVALNQRLSDDIDYLIRMEPGVQTPEHTLVQASGSCRDSAWLLVQLLRNLGLAARFVSGYLIQLTADVKSIDGPSGTEVDFTDLHAWCEVYLPGAGWIGLDATSGLFAGEGHIPLACSPDPSSAAPISGLVEPCECEFSHEMSVERIWEAPRVTKPYTDDQWLAIQALGRQIDADLLEGDVRLTMGGEPTFVSIDDPDGAEWNTAALGPNKRQLSAELFQRMRKRYAPQGLVHFGQGKWYPGEQLPRWSLNCYWRRDGVPIWQNNALVADEQEDYGADGVLAGRFLASVAERLKIPTRFVFPAYEDNFYYLWREGTLPQNVSAEDSRLEEPLERARLRKVFSQGLDKVIGQVLPLARTAKGDQWQSGRWYLRDEHCRLVPGDSALGYRLPLGSQPWVKAAEYPFIHPQDPNQDFPPLPDTAQLQSQGAAAETEDRAPKIDESADWLTRTALCAEAREGRLYLFMPPLERAEDYLELVAAIEATAEELRCPVLLEGYEPPSDPRLSNLRITPDPGVIEVNVQPSASWDELVERTEFLYEEARQTRLTTEKFMIDGRHTGTGGGNHFVLGGATPADSPFLRRPDLLRSLISYWHNHPSLSYLFSGLFIGPTSQAPRVDEARNDALYELEIAFAQMPEPGEECPPWLVDRLLRNLLIDVTGNTHRAEFCIDKLYSPDGATGRLGLLELRAFEMPPHARMSLAQQLLLRALVARFWREPYAPPKLARWGTELHDRFLLPHFIEQDFADVIVDLNAAGYPVRAEWFAAHLEFRFPKVGDYAVSGIALELRQALEPWHVLGEEGAVGGTVRYVDSSLERLQVKLTGLPPQRYLLTCNGIPVPLQPTGRVGEFVAGVRFRAWQPANCLQPTIAVHAPLVFDLLDTWMGRSLGGCQYHVAHPGGRNYDSLPVNANEAESRRMARFFRIGHTPGKLPIPNLEINDELPMTLDLRRF; encoded by the coding sequence GTGTCGATTCATGTCGCATTGCACCACGTCACGCATTACCGCTATGACCGCGCTGTCGAGCTCGGCCCGCAGATCGTTCGTCTGCGTCCCGCCGCTCACAGCCGCACGCGGATTCTGTCTTATGCGCTGAAGGTCTCGCCCGAACAGCACTTCATCAACTGGCAACAAGATCCGCAGGGCAATTACCTGGCGAGGCTGGTGTTCCCGGAGAAAACCGAGGAGCTGCGCATTGAGGTCGATCTGCTGGCCGAAATGGCGATCTTCAACCCGTTCGATTTCTTCCTCGAACCTTATGCAGAGAAAATCCCCTTTGCTTATGCCGCCGATGAGCGCAAAGAGCTGGCCCCGTATCTGGAAACCTTGCCGCTGACGCCGACGTTCAAGGCCTATCTGGATGGCATTGATCGCACCCCTCTGCCGGCCGTTGATTTCCTCGTCGCGCTCAATCAGCGCCTGAGCGATGACATTGATTACCTGATCCGCATGGAACCGGGCGTACAAACGCCTGAACACACCCTCGTGCAGGCGTCCGGTTCCTGTCGCGATTCCGCCTGGTTGCTGGTTCAGTTGCTGCGCAATCTGGGATTGGCGGCACGTTTCGTCTCCGGTTACCTGATCCAGTTGACCGCTGATGTCAAAAGTATCGACGGCCCGTCCGGCACTGAAGTGGACTTCACCGACCTGCACGCCTGGTGCGAAGTGTATTTGCCCGGCGCCGGCTGGATCGGCCTGGATGCGACTTCCGGGCTGTTTGCCGGCGAAGGACATATTCCGTTGGCCTGTAGTCCCGATCCGTCGTCAGCGGCACCGATCAGTGGCCTGGTGGAACCTTGTGAGTGTGAATTCAGCCACGAAATGTCCGTGGAGCGGATTTGGGAGGCGCCGCGGGTTACCAAGCCCTACACCGACGACCAATGGCTGGCGATCCAGGCCCTGGGTCGGCAGATCGATGCCGACCTGCTGGAAGGCGATGTGCGCTTGACCATGGGCGGCGAACCGACCTTCGTGTCCATCGACGACCCGGATGGTGCCGAGTGGAATACAGCGGCACTGGGGCCGAACAAGCGGCAGCTGTCCGCCGAACTGTTCCAGCGCATGCGCAAGCGTTATGCACCGCAGGGCCTGGTGCATTTCGGTCAGGGCAAATGGTATCCGGGCGAGCAATTGCCACGCTGGTCTCTCAACTGCTATTGGCGCCGTGATGGCGTGCCAATCTGGCAAAACAATGCGTTGGTCGCCGATGAACAGGAAGATTACGGCGCCGATGGGGTGCTGGCCGGGCGTTTTCTGGCGAGCGTTGCCGAACGACTGAAAATTCCGACGCGCTTTGTATTTCCGGCCTACGAAGACAATTTCTACTACCTCTGGCGCGAAGGGACGTTACCGCAGAACGTCAGCGCCGAAGACTCTCGGCTGGAAGAGCCGCTGGAGCGTGCGCGGCTGCGTAAAGTCTTTAGCCAGGGCCTGGACAAGGTCATCGGCCAGGTCCTGCCGCTGGCGCGTACCGCCAAGGGTGATCAATGGCAGAGCGGTCGCTGGTACCTGCGTGACGAGCATTGCCGATTGGTGCCCGGGGATTCTGCGTTGGGCTATCGTTTGCCGCTGGGTTCGCAGCCATGGGTGAAAGCGGCAGAGTATCCGTTCATTCATCCGCAGGATCCGAATCAGGATTTCCCGCCGCTGCCGGATACGGCGCAACTTCAAAGCCAGGGTGCGGCTGCTGAAACTGAAGATCGAGCGCCAAAGATCGATGAGTCGGCAGACTGGCTGACCCGCACCGCGCTGTGTGCCGAAGCTCGGGAAGGGCGGTTGTACCTGTTCATGCCGCCGCTGGAACGCGCCGAGGATTATCTCGAGCTCGTCGCCGCCATCGAGGCCACCGCTGAAGAACTGCGTTGCCCGGTGTTGCTTGAAGGTTACGAGCCGCCGAGCGATCCGCGATTGAGTAACTTGCGCATCACGCCGGACCCCGGTGTGATCGAGGTCAACGTACAACCATCCGCGTCGTGGGATGAGTTGGTGGAGCGCACCGAATTTCTCTATGAAGAAGCGCGGCAGACCCGCCTGACCACCGAGAAATTCATGATCGACGGCCGGCACACCGGAACCGGCGGAGGTAATCATTTCGTACTGGGGGGCGCGACACCGGCTGACTCACCGTTTCTGCGTCGCCCGGATCTGCTGCGCAGCCTGATCAGTTATTGGCATAACCACCCGTCATTGTCCTACCTGTTTTCCGGATTGTTCATCGGCCCGACATCCCAGGCGCCGCGTGTCGATGAAGCGCGCAACGACGCCTTATATGAGCTGGAAATCGCCTTTGCGCAGATGCCCGAACCCGGTGAGGAATGTCCTCCATGGTTGGTGGACCGATTGCTGCGCAACCTGCTGATCGATGTCACCGGCAACACCCACCGAGCCGAGTTTTGCATCGACAAACTCTACTCGCCGGACGGCGCCACCGGCCGTCTCGGCCTGTTGGAATTGCGCGCTTTTGAAATGCCTCCCCATGCACGCATGAGCCTCGCTCAGCAGCTTTTGCTGCGGGCACTGGTCGCACGATTCTGGCGTGAACCCTATGCGCCGCCAAAACTGGCGCGCTGGGGCACCGAACTGCACGATCGTTTCCTGTTGCCGCACTTTATCGAACAGGATTTCGCCGACGTTATCGTCGATCTCAACGCCGCCGGGTATCCTGTGCGGGCCGAGTGGTTCGCCGCGCACCTTGAGTTTCGCTTTCCCAAGGTCGGCGACTACGCCGTCAGTGGCATCGCACTGGAGCTGCGCCAGGCACTGGAACCGTGGCATGTGTTGGGCGAGGAAGGCGCGGTCGGTGGCACGGTGCGTTACGTGGATTCTTCGCTTGAACGTTTACAGGTCAAGCTCACCGGTCTGCCACCCCAGCGTTATCTGTTGACCTGCAACGGCATTCCCGTGCCCTTGCAACCCACCGGACGTGTAGGTGAATTCGTCGCGGGCGTGAGATTTCGCGCCTGGCAACCGGCGAACTGTCTGCAACCGACTATTGCGGTGCATGCGCCCTTGGTATTCGACTTGCTCGATACCTGGATGGGACGGTCGCTGGGCGGTTGCCAGTATCACGTCGCCCATCCCGGGGGACGCAATTACGACAGCCTGCCGGTCAATGCCAACGAGGCCGAGAGCCGGCGCATGGCGCGTTTTTTCCGTATCGGACACACGCCTGGGAAACTTCCTATCCCCAATCTGGAAATCAACGACGAGCTGCCGATGACTCTCGATTTACGACGTTTCTAA
- the rplI gene encoding 50S ribosomal protein L9, which yields MQLILLEKVTNLGNLGDKVNVKAGYGRNYLLPYGKATAATPANLAAFEERRAELEKAAADRKSSAESRAAQLAELEVTITATAGDEGKLFGSIGTHDIADALTASGVEVQKSEVRLPNGTIRNVGEFDVAVHLHAEVEATVRVVVVAA from the coding sequence ATGCAACTGATCCTTCTGGAAAAAGTCACCAACCTGGGCAACCTGGGTGACAAAGTGAACGTTAAGGCTGGTTACGGTCGTAACTACCTGCTGCCTTACGGCAAAGCTACCGCTGCGACCCCAGCCAACCTGGCTGCGTTCGAAGAGCGTCGTGCTGAGCTGGAAAAAGCAGCAGCAGATCGTAAATCGTCGGCTGAAAGCCGCGCTGCCCAACTGGCCGAGCTGGAAGTGACTATCACTGCCACCGCTGGCGACGAAGGCAAGCTGTTCGGTTCGATCGGTACTCACGACATCGCTGACGCACTGACCGCCTCCGGCGTTGAAGTGCAGAAGAGCGAAGTTCGTCTGCCGAACGGCACCATCCGCAACGTAGGCGAATTCGACGTGGCCGTGCACCTGCACGCCGAAGTTGAAGCCACCGTACGCGTTGTCGTGGTAGCAGCTTAA
- a CDS encoding circularly permuted type 2 ATP-grasp protein has product MPDLLDRYPLTAGTYHELLDDSGAVRPHWRRLFDQLQRSTPAQLVQRQALLTRQIQENGVTYNVYADPKGADRPWELDLLPHVIAADEWDHLSAGIAQRGQLLNAVLADLYGPQRLIAEGLLPAELIFGHNNFLWPCQGIKPPDGAFLHLYAVDLARSPDGRWWVTADRTQAPSGAGYALENRTIVSRAFPELYRDLKVQHLAGFFRTLQETLVRQAPCGDESPLVVLLTPGRFNESYFEHLYLARQLGYPLVEGGDLTVRDATVYLKTLSGLRRVHAVMRRLDDDFCDPLELRTDSALGVPGLLDAVRQGRVLVANALGSGVLESPALLGFLPKINQFLFGEDLILPSIATWWCGEAPVLAQALEKLPELLIKPAFPSQSFAPVFGRDLSEKQRQELTLRMQARPYAYVAQELAQLSHAPIWQADDGQLQPRAIGMRMYAVASREGYRVLPGGLTRVAAEADAEVVSMQRGGASKDTWVLGDRPPSGEQWKAQRNIGVHDLVRRDPYLPSRVVENLFWFGRYCERCDDSARLLRIMLARYVDGDDPQALQAAVDLGERLMLLPDEGELPERLLAALLGDDWPFSLRSNLQRLQWAASQVRGKLSRENWQALVELQREAMELETEEPDFGELLDFLNRLVMSLAALSGFALDDMTRDEGWRFLMIGRRIERLQFLSGSLAAFLRGTETFDQVGLEWLLELGNSSITYRSRYLAVAQLIPVLDLLLLDEQNPHAVLFQLKLVTRTVKRLNDDFGAPRETVLPHLAERLARFDLGCLENSLFGEASVHAAIEGLAELLQEIADASSQVSDRLALRHFAHVDDVSQRTVSV; this is encoded by the coding sequence ATGCCTGACCTGCTAGACCGCTACCCGCTGACGGCGGGCACCTATCACGAACTGCTCGACGACAGCGGCGCTGTGCGCCCGCACTGGCGCCGGCTGTTCGACCAATTGCAGCGCAGCACACCGGCGCAACTGGTGCAGCGTCAGGCATTGTTGACCCGGCAGATTCAGGAAAACGGTGTGACCTACAACGTCTACGCCGATCCCAAAGGCGCAGACCGACCGTGGGAACTGGACCTGCTGCCCCATGTGATTGCAGCGGATGAGTGGGATCATTTGTCCGCCGGTATTGCTCAACGGGGGCAATTGCTCAATGCGGTTCTGGCGGACCTGTATGGCCCGCAACGGCTGATCGCCGAAGGTCTGTTGCCGGCTGAGCTGATATTCGGACACAACAACTTCCTCTGGCCCTGTCAGGGCATAAAACCGCCTGACGGGGCATTTCTGCATCTGTATGCCGTGGATCTGGCGCGCTCGCCCGACGGCCGCTGGTGGGTGACCGCGGACCGCACGCAAGCGCCGTCCGGAGCCGGATATGCGTTGGAAAACCGCACCATCGTGTCCCGTGCGTTTCCCGAGTTGTACCGTGATTTGAAGGTGCAGCATCTGGCTGGATTCTTCCGCACGCTTCAGGAAACGCTGGTCCGGCAAGCGCCCTGTGGCGATGAGTCACCCTTGGTGGTATTGCTGACACCGGGGCGCTTCAATGAAAGCTATTTCGAACATCTGTACCTGGCCCGCCAGCTCGGTTACCCGCTGGTGGAAGGTGGCGATCTGACGGTTCGCGATGCCACGGTCTACTTGAAAACATTGAGTGGCCTGCGTCGGGTGCACGCAGTCATGCGTCGGCTGGATGATGATTTCTGCGACCCGTTGGAGCTGCGTACCGATTCGGCCCTGGGCGTTCCTGGCCTGCTTGACGCTGTACGGCAGGGCAGGGTGCTGGTAGCCAATGCTCTTGGGAGTGGCGTGCTGGAGTCCCCAGCGCTGTTGGGTTTTTTGCCGAAGATCAATCAGTTCCTGTTCGGCGAAGATCTGATCCTGCCGTCTATCGCAACCTGGTGGTGCGGTGAAGCGCCCGTGTTGGCCCAAGCATTGGAAAAACTCCCGGAATTGCTGATCAAGCCCGCGTTCCCCTCCCAGAGCTTCGCGCCGGTCTTTGGGCGTGACTTGAGTGAAAAACAGCGCCAGGAGCTCACCCTGCGCATGCAGGCACGGCCTTATGCCTACGTCGCGCAAGAACTCGCGCAATTGTCCCACGCGCCGATCTGGCAGGCTGACGACGGTCAGCTGCAACCCCGGGCCATTGGCATGCGCATGTATGCGGTGGCGAGTCGGGAGGGCTATCGGGTGCTGCCGGGCGGTTTGACTCGCGTGGCCGCCGAAGCGGATGCCGAAGTGGTGTCGATGCAACGCGGCGGTGCAAGCAAAGACACTTGGGTGTTGGGTGATCGTCCACCCAGCGGCGAACAATGGAAAGCCCAGCGCAATATTGGCGTGCATGACCTGGTGCGGCGCGATCCGTATCTGCCGTCGCGGGTAGTGGAAAACCTGTTCTGGTTTGGCCGCTACTGCGAACGCTGCGATGACAGTGCCCGTTTGTTGCGCATCATGCTCGCGCGCTATGTGGATGGTGATGACCCGCAAGCCCTGCAAGCCGCGGTCGATCTCGGCGAGCGACTGATGTTGTTGCCGGATGAAGGCGAGCTTCCTGAACGACTGCTGGCGGCGTTGCTTGGCGATGACTGGCCGTTCAGCCTGCGTTCCAATCTGCAACGCTTGCAGTGGGCGGCGTCCCAGGTGCGCGGCAAACTTTCCAGGGAAAACTGGCAGGCACTGGTGGAGTTGCAACGCGAGGCCATGGAGCTGGAAACCGAAGAGCCGGATTTCGGCGAGTTGCTGGATTTTCTCAATCGATTGGTGATGTCACTGGCTGCACTGTCCGGGTTTGCGCTGGATGACATGACTCGGGATGAGGGGTGGCGATTCCTGATGATTGGTCGGCGGATCGAGCGCCTGCAATTTCTCAGCGGCAGTCTGGCGGCGTTCCTTCGTGGGACCGAAACCTTCGATCAGGTTGGGCTGGAGTGGCTGCTGGAGCTGGGGAACAGTAGCATCACCTACCGCTCACGGTATCTGGCGGTGGCGCAATTGATCCCGGTGCTTGACCTGTTGTTGCTCGACGAACAGAACCCACACGCCGTGCTGTTTCAATTGAAACTGGTGACCCGAACCGTCAAGCGCCTGAACGACGATTTCGGCGCACCGCGTGAAACGGTGTTGCCGCATTTGGCTGAACGCCTGGCGCGGTTCGACCTGGGCTGTCTTGAGAACTCGCTGTTTGGTGAAGCGAGCGTTCACGCTGCCATCGAAGGGCTGGCCGAACTGCTGCAAGAAATCGCCGACGCCAGCAGCCAGGTCTCGGATCGCCTTGCGCTGCGGCATTTCGCCCATGTCGATGATGTCAGCCAACGTACGGTGTCCGTCTGA